A window of the Halobacterium hubeiense genome harbors these coding sequences:
- a CDS encoding hybrid sensor histidine kinase/response regulator yields the protein MDSDDTLAVLFVDDDAARAADAAARLEAADSRIATRTATAGGDALAVVDAGVDCVVSRWAMAGVDGVEFLEAVRASHPDLPFVLFAADADESVASDAVAAGVTEYVTDGRDADRFADLARRVRIAVERADATRDERADRERVRCALDGAPDPILVAADGAFTYANAAAADRLDAADADSLVGTAVAAVEELDDATTSAFDAASDLDSAWRTLHTLTGEAFSATVTTRVIPWGDRTGVVAIVRDAVGDDTREHTQARYRATFEGAMDAMVVADDDGRYIDANESACELFGLSRAELLGRRVAEFAPDDYDFDDAWADFETNATDSGSFPLVRPDGERRLVEYAATANVVPGEHLSVLRDVTERTRLQEALQSEQAALREMYRITADREADFETKLRDLLDLGCDILDVPHGFLTEIEDGTQRVVEARGDHPLLQPGDTCPLSDAYCRKTITEDELVTVQNAVAEGWSDDPAFERFGLGCYAGAQVVVDGETYGTFCFADTDAREEPFSETERTFVELMARWASYEIEQRRATERLRRQNDRLEEFASMVSHDLRSPLNVARGFLDLAREDGDPEHFDRASDALDRMERIVSDVLYLAREGEEIGDAEPVALGDAVARSWAAVAGDDTAASLAVADDLGDVVADDDRLCQLLENLFRNAVEHGSTDPASQARQDAVEHVGPDVTVRVVPTEDGFAVEDDGPGLPSGDHSDLFERGVTTEDDGTGFGLYIVRKIASAHGWTVEATDSESGGARFEFSGVERGATATR from the coding sequence ATGGACTCCGACGACACACTCGCCGTGCTCTTCGTCGACGACGACGCCGCCCGCGCCGCCGACGCCGCCGCACGCCTCGAAGCCGCCGACTCGCGAATAGCCACGCGCACCGCGACCGCGGGCGGCGACGCGCTCGCGGTCGTCGACGCCGGCGTCGACTGCGTCGTCAGCCGGTGGGCGATGGCGGGCGTCGACGGCGTCGAGTTCCTCGAAGCCGTCCGCGCCAGCCACCCCGACCTCCCGTTCGTCCTGTTCGCCGCCGACGCCGACGAGAGCGTCGCCAGCGACGCGGTCGCCGCCGGCGTCACCGAGTACGTCACCGACGGCCGCGACGCCGACCGGTTCGCGGACCTCGCGCGTCGCGTCCGCATCGCCGTCGAGCGCGCCGACGCCACCCGCGACGAGCGCGCTGACCGCGAACGCGTCCGCTGCGCCCTCGACGGCGCGCCCGACCCGATTCTGGTCGCCGCCGACGGCGCGTTCACGTACGCGAACGCCGCGGCCGCCGACCGCCTCGACGCCGCCGACGCCGACTCGCTGGTCGGCACTGCCGTCGCGGCAGTCGAGGAACTCGACGACGCCACGACGTCCGCGTTCGACGCCGCCAGCGACCTCGACTCCGCGTGGCGGACTCTCCACACGCTCACCGGGGAGGCGTTCTCCGCCACGGTCACCACGCGCGTCATTCCGTGGGGGGACCGCACGGGCGTCGTCGCCATCGTCCGCGACGCCGTCGGTGACGACACCCGCGAGCACACGCAAGCCCGGTACCGGGCGACGTTCGAGGGCGCGATGGACGCGATGGTCGTCGCGGACGACGACGGCCGCTACATCGACGCCAACGAGAGCGCCTGCGAGCTGTTCGGACTCTCGCGGGCCGAACTGCTCGGCCGCCGCGTCGCCGAGTTCGCGCCCGACGACTACGACTTCGACGACGCGTGGGCGGACTTCGAGACGAACGCCACCGACTCCGGGTCGTTTCCGCTCGTCCGCCCCGACGGCGAGCGCCGCCTCGTCGAGTACGCCGCCACCGCGAACGTCGTGCCCGGCGAACACCTCTCCGTGCTCCGGGACGTCACCGAGCGCACCCGCCTCCAGGAAGCGCTCCAGTCCGAACAGGCGGCGCTCCGCGAGATGTACCGCATCACCGCGGACCGCGAGGCCGACTTCGAGACGAAGCTCCGCGACCTCCTCGACCTCGGGTGCGACATCCTCGACGTCCCCCACGGCTTCCTCACCGAAATCGAGGACGGCACACAGCGCGTCGTCGAAGCGCGCGGCGACCACCCGCTGCTCCAGCCCGGCGACACTTGCCCGCTCTCGGACGCCTACTGCCGGAAGACTATCACCGAGGACGAACTGGTCACCGTCCAGAACGCGGTCGCGGAGGGGTGGAGCGACGACCCCGCCTTCGAGCGCTTCGGCCTCGGCTGTTACGCCGGCGCCCAGGTCGTCGTCGACGGCGAGACCTACGGCACGTTCTGCTTCGCGGACACCGACGCCCGCGAGGAGCCGTTCTCGGAGACCGAGCGCACGTTCGTCGAACTGATGGCGCGGTGGGCGAGCTACGAGATCGAACAGCGCCGCGCGACCGAGCGCCTCCGCCGGCAGAACGACCGACTGGAGGAGTTCGCGTCGATGGTCAGCCACGACCTCCGCAGCCCGCTGAACGTCGCGCGCGGCTTCCTCGACCTCGCCCGCGAGGACGGCGACCCCGAGCACTTCGACCGCGCCAGCGACGCCCTCGACCGCATGGAGCGCATCGTCAGCGACGTCCTCTACCTCGCCCGCGAAGGCGAGGAAATCGGGGACGCCGAACCGGTCGCCCTCGGCGACGCAGTCGCTCGCTCGTGGGCGGCGGTCGCCGGCGACGACACCGCCGCCAGCCTCGCGGTCGCGGACGACCTCGGGGACGTCGTCGCCGACGACGACCGCCTCTGCCAGCTCCTGGAGAACCTCTTCCGGAATGCTGTGGAACACGGTTCCACGGACCCTGCCTCGCAGGCTCGGCAGGATGCTGTGGAACACGTCGGCCCCGACGTCACCGTCCGCGTCGTCCCGACTGAGGACGGCTTCGCGGTCGAGGACGACGGCCCCGGCCTCCCGTCGGGCGACCACAGCGACCTCTTCGAGCGCGGCGTCACCACCGAGGACGACGGCACCGGCTTCGGGCTCTACATCGTCCGCAAAATCGCGTCCGCCCACGGCTGGACCGTCGAAGCCACCGACAGCGAGAGCGGGGGCGCGCGCTTCGAGTTTTCCGGCGTCGAACGCGGCGCGACCGCCACGCGGTAG